The Siniperca chuatsi isolate FFG_IHB_CAS linkage group LG9, ASM2008510v1, whole genome shotgun sequence genome includes a region encoding these proteins:
- the LOC122881362 gene encoding uncharacterized protein C7orf31 homolog isoform X1, producing MEPKSSLNHSIPPDLNSHYHFGYGGAITSEKITTQQHYNNTGRKKSKVRLNDQLIPKPTDINMAEKMIKIATPKQHPYSSHISQFAMFPSFHSPDDHETGVIAASQTFLNPLIPNSAQDVTLLSKTIGSPYRHEILETPIKTRKKAVTWTREHSFLDHTKPLKGENQVFCPTPPKTVLPNPKHCDWDLSLSERTSNMLKNLERTHWVTSYQMHYTVSGPANPLKIDDFKERMSDCTGMNSHTAPLRERSFPVFVPSKARGGCRRRQGSLGRRSTCSPAAAELQNQGTASATINQHRPQEITAKHNEAQHLNQRGHSKSMYSPGSTEAQSTELSQEVLQQTESKSSAYEGRKRENCQVHFDESPMQVSQSSQEANAARITDTERPLDLYNHPLSQGEMEVNREQSLMELCINCEPSSKKEYFKAGRNVSSLCESAVAKGIESHAELLSKAASQQEKLAQIRALPRIISNPCILPRPPVLPGIRPVDRVGTVGREGAALSLLDLQNSFKEKILMKMNLPVPPSVVTQSSPQIIVLAVLWNPSLCIAGAAVTF from the exons ATGGAGCCCAAGTCCTCACTAAACCACAGCATCCCGCCTGATTTAAATAGCCATTATCACTTTGGTTATGGAGGAGCCATCACATCTGA GAAAATCACCACTCAACAACATTATAACAATACTGgcagaaagaaaagtaaagttCGTCTCAATGACCAGCT CATACCAAAACCAACTGATATAAATATGGC GGAGAAAATGATCAAGATTGCAACTCCAAAACAGCATCCCTATTCATCCCACATCTCCCAGTTTGCAATGTTCCCATCCTTCCACTCTCCAGATGACCATGAAACAGGAGTCATAGCTGCCTCCCAAACTTTCCTCAACCCCCTGATCCCAAATAGTGCGCAGGACGTCACTCTGCTGAGCAAAACTATAG GTAGTCCATATAGACATGAGATCTTGGAGACACCCATCAAAACCAGGAAGAAAGCTGTTACATGGACTAGAGAACACAGCTTCTTGGAC CATACAAAGCCATTGAAGGGAGAGAACCAGGTTTTCTGCCCCACTCCTCCAAAGACAGTGCTGCCCAACCCTAAACATTGTGACTGGGATTTGTCGTTATCTGAGCGGACAAGCAACATGCTGAAAAATTTAGAGAGGACTCACTGGGTCACCTCTTACCAAATGCACTACACAG tATCAGGGCCAGCAAATCCTCTAAAGATAGATGACTTCAAGGAAAGAATGAGTGATTGTACTGGGATGAATTCACATACTGCACCACTG AGAGAAAGGTCCTTTCCTGTGTTTGTTCCCTCTAAAGCAAGAGGAGGATGTAGAAGAAGACAGGGGAGCCTTGGTAGGAGGAGCACCTGCAGTCCTGCTGCGGCTGAACTCCAAAACCAAGGCACTGCTTCAGCTACTATAAACCAACATAGGCCACAAGAGATCACAGCTAAGCATAATGAGGCACAACATCTAAACCAAAGAGGACATAGTAAATCAATGTACAGCCCTGGCTCCACAGAAGCACAGAGCACTGAGCTGTCTCAGGAGGTTTTACAACAAACTGAGAGCAAAAGCTCTGCGTATGAgggcaggaagagagaaaactgCCAAGTCCATTTTGATGAAAGTCCCATGCAAGTGTCACAGAGCAGCCAAGAGGCTAACGCTGCCCGGATCACAGACACAGAGCGACCCCTGGACCTATACAACCACCCACTATCCcagggagagatggaggtcaACAGAGAGCAAAGTCTGATGGAGCTGTGTATAAATTGTGAACCAAGTAGCAAAAAGGAGTATTTTAAAGCTGGAAGAAATGTATCTAGCCTTTGTGAGTCAGCTGTAGCCAAAGGCATTGAATCACATGCAGAGTTATTATCAAAGGCAGCTTCACAGCAGGAGAAACTGGCGCAGATCAGAGCGCTGCCACGCATTATCTCTAACCCCTGTATCCTGCCAAGGCCTCCTGTCCTGCCTGGCATTCGCCCAGTGGACAGAGTTGGGACTGTGGGTAGAGAAGGTGCAGCTCTCAGCCTCCTGGACCTTCAAAATTCATTCA AGGAGAAAATTCTTATGAAGATGAACCTCCCTGTCCCCCCCTCTGTGGTGACACAGAGTTCACCACAGATCATTGTGTTGGCTGTGTTATGGAATCCATCTCTGTGTATTGCAGGTGCTGCAGTAACCTTCTAG
- the LOC122881362 gene encoding uncharacterized protein C7orf31 homolog isoform X2, whose amino-acid sequence MEPKSSLNHSIPPDLNSHYHFGYGGAITSEKITTQQHYNNTGRKKSKVRLNDQLIPKPTDINMAEKMIKIATPKQHPYSSHISQFAMFPSFHSPDDHETGVIAASQTFLNPLIPNSAQDVTLLSKTIGSPYRHEILETPIKTRKKAVTWTREHSFLDHTKPLKGENQVFCPTPPKTVLPNPKHCDWDLSLSERTSNMLKNLERTHWVTSYQMHYTVSGPANPLKIDDFKERMSDCTGMNSHTAPLRERSFPVFVPSKARGGCRRRQGSLGRRSTCSPAAAELQNQGTASATINQHRPQEITAKHNEAQHLNQRGHSKSMYSPGSTEAQSTELSQEVLQQTESKSSAYEGRKRENCQVHFDESPMQVSQSSQEANAARITDTERPLDLYNHPLSQGEMEVNREQSLMELCINCEPSSKKEYFKAGRNVSSLCESAVAKGIESHAELLSKAASQQEKLAQIRALPRIISNPCILPRPPVLPGIRPVDRVGTVGREGAALSLLDLQNSFSKSTAHRNFNSSITRAAVNLNDNVVTGKKHDFFGINSYYLHG is encoded by the exons ATGGAGCCCAAGTCCTCACTAAACCACAGCATCCCGCCTGATTTAAATAGCCATTATCACTTTGGTTATGGAGGAGCCATCACATCTGA GAAAATCACCACTCAACAACATTATAACAATACTGgcagaaagaaaagtaaagttCGTCTCAATGACCAGCT CATACCAAAACCAACTGATATAAATATGGC GGAGAAAATGATCAAGATTGCAACTCCAAAACAGCATCCCTATTCATCCCACATCTCCCAGTTTGCAATGTTCCCATCCTTCCACTCTCCAGATGACCATGAAACAGGAGTCATAGCTGCCTCCCAAACTTTCCTCAACCCCCTGATCCCAAATAGTGCGCAGGACGTCACTCTGCTGAGCAAAACTATAG GTAGTCCATATAGACATGAGATCTTGGAGACACCCATCAAAACCAGGAAGAAAGCTGTTACATGGACTAGAGAACACAGCTTCTTGGAC CATACAAAGCCATTGAAGGGAGAGAACCAGGTTTTCTGCCCCACTCCTCCAAAGACAGTGCTGCCCAACCCTAAACATTGTGACTGGGATTTGTCGTTATCTGAGCGGACAAGCAACATGCTGAAAAATTTAGAGAGGACTCACTGGGTCACCTCTTACCAAATGCACTACACAG tATCAGGGCCAGCAAATCCTCTAAAGATAGATGACTTCAAGGAAAGAATGAGTGATTGTACTGGGATGAATTCACATACTGCACCACTG AGAGAAAGGTCCTTTCCTGTGTTTGTTCCCTCTAAAGCAAGAGGAGGATGTAGAAGAAGACAGGGGAGCCTTGGTAGGAGGAGCACCTGCAGTCCTGCTGCGGCTGAACTCCAAAACCAAGGCACTGCTTCAGCTACTATAAACCAACATAGGCCACAAGAGATCACAGCTAAGCATAATGAGGCACAACATCTAAACCAAAGAGGACATAGTAAATCAATGTACAGCCCTGGCTCCACAGAAGCACAGAGCACTGAGCTGTCTCAGGAGGTTTTACAACAAACTGAGAGCAAAAGCTCTGCGTATGAgggcaggaagagagaaaactgCCAAGTCCATTTTGATGAAAGTCCCATGCAAGTGTCACAGAGCAGCCAAGAGGCTAACGCTGCCCGGATCACAGACACAGAGCGACCCCTGGACCTATACAACCACCCACTATCCcagggagagatggaggtcaACAGAGAGCAAAGTCTGATGGAGCTGTGTATAAATTGTGAACCAAGTAGCAAAAAGGAGTATTTTAAAGCTGGAAGAAATGTATCTAGCCTTTGTGAGTCAGCTGTAGCCAAAGGCATTGAATCACATGCAGAGTTATTATCAAAGGCAGCTTCACAGCAGGAGAAACTGGCGCAGATCAGAGCGCTGCCACGCATTATCTCTAACCCCTGTATCCTGCCAAGGCCTCCTGTCCTGCCTGGCATTCGCCCAGTGGACAGAGTTGGGACTGTGGGTAGAGAAGGTGCAGCTCTCAGCCTCCTGGACCTTCAAAATTCATTCAGTAAGTCGACGGCCCATCGCAACTTTAACAGCTCCATCACACGTGCTGCTGTGAACCTGAACGACAATGTAGTCACAGGGAAAAAACATGACTTCTTTGGGATAAACTCTTACTACCTCCATGGATAA
- the LOC122881362 gene encoding uncharacterized protein C7orf31 homolog isoform X3, with protein MEPKSSLNHSIPPDLNSHYHFGYGGAITSEKITTQQHYNNTGRKKSKVRLNDQLIPKPTDINMAEKMIKIATPKQHPYSSHISQFAMFPSFHSPDDHETGVIAASQTFLNPLIPNSAQDVTLLSKTIGSPYRHEILETPIKTRKKAVTWTREHSFLDHTKPLKGENQVFCPTPPKTVLPNPKHCDWDLSLSERTSNMLKNLERTHWVTSYQMHYTGPANPLKIDDFKERMSDCTGMNSHTAPLRERSFPVFVPSKARGGCRRRQGSLGRRSTCSPAAAELQNQGTASATINQHRPQEITAKHNEAQHLNQRGHSKSMYSPGSTEAQSTELSQEVLQQTESKSSAYEGRKRENCQVHFDESPMQVSQSSQEANAARITDTERPLDLYNHPLSQGEMEVNREQSLMELCINCEPSSKKEYFKAGRNVSSLCESAVAKGIESHAELLSKAASQQEKLAQIRALPRIISNPCILPRPPVLPGIRPVDRVGTVGREGAALSLLDLQNSFKEKILMKMNLPVPPSVVTQSSPQIIVLAVLWNPSLCIAGAAVTF; from the exons ATGGAGCCCAAGTCCTCACTAAACCACAGCATCCCGCCTGATTTAAATAGCCATTATCACTTTGGTTATGGAGGAGCCATCACATCTGA GAAAATCACCACTCAACAACATTATAACAATACTGgcagaaagaaaagtaaagttCGTCTCAATGACCAGCT CATACCAAAACCAACTGATATAAATATGGC GGAGAAAATGATCAAGATTGCAACTCCAAAACAGCATCCCTATTCATCCCACATCTCCCAGTTTGCAATGTTCCCATCCTTCCACTCTCCAGATGACCATGAAACAGGAGTCATAGCTGCCTCCCAAACTTTCCTCAACCCCCTGATCCCAAATAGTGCGCAGGACGTCACTCTGCTGAGCAAAACTATAG GTAGTCCATATAGACATGAGATCTTGGAGACACCCATCAAAACCAGGAAGAAAGCTGTTACATGGACTAGAGAACACAGCTTCTTGGAC CATACAAAGCCATTGAAGGGAGAGAACCAGGTTTTCTGCCCCACTCCTCCAAAGACAGTGCTGCCCAACCCTAAACATTGTGACTGGGATTTGTCGTTATCTGAGCGGACAAGCAACATGCTGAAAAATTTAGAGAGGACTCACTGGGTCACCTCTTACCAAATGCACTACACAG GGCCAGCAAATCCTCTAAAGATAGATGACTTCAAGGAAAGAATGAGTGATTGTACTGGGATGAATTCACATACTGCACCACTG AGAGAAAGGTCCTTTCCTGTGTTTGTTCCCTCTAAAGCAAGAGGAGGATGTAGAAGAAGACAGGGGAGCCTTGGTAGGAGGAGCACCTGCAGTCCTGCTGCGGCTGAACTCCAAAACCAAGGCACTGCTTCAGCTACTATAAACCAACATAGGCCACAAGAGATCACAGCTAAGCATAATGAGGCACAACATCTAAACCAAAGAGGACATAGTAAATCAATGTACAGCCCTGGCTCCACAGAAGCACAGAGCACTGAGCTGTCTCAGGAGGTTTTACAACAAACTGAGAGCAAAAGCTCTGCGTATGAgggcaggaagagagaaaactgCCAAGTCCATTTTGATGAAAGTCCCATGCAAGTGTCACAGAGCAGCCAAGAGGCTAACGCTGCCCGGATCACAGACACAGAGCGACCCCTGGACCTATACAACCACCCACTATCCcagggagagatggaggtcaACAGAGAGCAAAGTCTGATGGAGCTGTGTATAAATTGTGAACCAAGTAGCAAAAAGGAGTATTTTAAAGCTGGAAGAAATGTATCTAGCCTTTGTGAGTCAGCTGTAGCCAAAGGCATTGAATCACATGCAGAGTTATTATCAAAGGCAGCTTCACAGCAGGAGAAACTGGCGCAGATCAGAGCGCTGCCACGCATTATCTCTAACCCCTGTATCCTGCCAAGGCCTCCTGTCCTGCCTGGCATTCGCCCAGTGGACAGAGTTGGGACTGTGGGTAGAGAAGGTGCAGCTCTCAGCCTCCTGGACCTTCAAAATTCATTCA AGGAGAAAATTCTTATGAAGATGAACCTCCCTGTCCCCCCCTCTGTGGTGACACAGAGTTCACCACAGATCATTGTGTTGGCTGTGTTATGGAATCCATCTCTGTGTATTGCAGGTGCTGCAGTAACCTTCTAG